The Miscanthus floridulus cultivar M001 unplaced genomic scaffold, ASM1932011v1 os_1247_1_2, whole genome shotgun sequence genome contains a region encoding:
- the LOC136533833 gene encoding peroxidase 50-like: protein MARPSTSSKASSLVVLAVAVAVASFAQPGAADLKLNYYASTCPNVETIVRGAVQQRLQATIRTVGSTVRLFFHDCFVEGCDGSVLIESTPGNQAEKDASDNKSLASEGFDTVRSAKAAVEAACPDTVSCADVLALATRDAISMSGGPFFQVELGRLDGLNSTASSVPGQLPEPNQTMDQLLAVFKAHGLNMSDLVALSAAHSVGLAHCSKFANRLYSFQPGQPTDPTLNPKYARFLESKCPNGGADNLVLMDQTSPAQFDNQYYRNLQDGGGLLGSDELLYTDNRTRAMVDSLANSTDAFYKAFADAIVRLGRVGVKSGRRGNIRKQCDVFN from the exons ATGGCTAGGCCGTCGACAAGCAGCAAGGCGTCGTCGCTGGTCGTCCTGgcggtcgccgtcgccgtcgcgtcCTTCGCACAGCCCGGCGCGGCCGACCTGAAGCTGAACTACTACGCGAGCACCTGCCCCAACGTGGAGACCATCGTGCGCGGCGCGGTGCAGCAGAGGCTGCAGGCCACCATCCGGACCGTCGGTTCCACCGTCCGCCTcttcttccacgactgcttcgtcgAGGGCTGCGACGGCTCGGTGCTGATCGAATCCACGCCAGGCAACCAGGCGGAGAAGGACGCCTCCGACAACAAGTCCCTCGCGTCCGAAGGCTTCGACACCGTGCGGAGCGCCAAGGCCGCCGTCGAGGCCGCATGCCCGGACACGGTCTCCTGCGCCGACGTGCTCGCCCTCGCCACTCGGGACGCCATCTCCATG AGTGGCGGGCCTTTCTTCCAAGTGGAGCTGGGCAGGCTGGACGGCCTGAACTCCACAGCCAGCAGCGTGCCAGGCCAGCTGCCCGAGCCCAACCAGACCATGGACCAGCTGCTGGCGGTCTTCAAGGCACACGGGCTCAACATGTCCGACCTCGTCGCGCTCTCAG CGGCGCACAGCGTGGGACTGGCGCACTGCAGCAAGTTCGCGAACCGGCTGTACAGCTTCCAGCCGGGGCAGCCGACGGACCCGACGCTGAACCCCAAGTACGCGCGGTTCCTGGAGAGCAAGTGCCCCAACGGCGGCGCCGACAACCTGGTGCTCATGGACCAGACCTCGCCGGCGCAGTTCGACAACCAGTACTACCGGAACCTCCAGGACGGCGGCGGGCTGCTGGGCTCCGACGAGCTGCTCTACACCGACAACCGGACGCGCGCCATGGTGGACTCGCTGGCCAACAGCACCGACGCCTTCTACAAGGCCTTCGCCGACGCCATCGTCAGGCTCGGCCGCGTCGGAGTCAAGTCCGGCAGGCGGGGCAACATCCGCAAGCAGTGCGACGTCTTCAACTGA
- the LOC136533831 gene encoding peroxidase 35-like — protein sequence MGAGIRILAAFLAALAAATAGGVTAQLRQDYYAAVCPDLESIVRDAVSKKVQAQPVAVGATIRLFFHDCFVEGCDASVILVSTGNNTAEKDHPSNLSLAGDGFDTVIQAKAAVDAVPACTNQVSCADILALATRDVIALAGGPSYAVELGRLDGLVSMSTNVDGKLPPPSFNLDQLTSMFAVNNLSQADMIALSAAHTVGFGHCSTFADRIQPQSVDPTMNATYAADLQAACPAGVDPNIALQLDPVTPQAFDNQYFVNLVNGRGLLTSDQVLYSDARSQPTVVAWAQNATDFEQAFVDAITRLGRVGVKTDPSQGNIRRDCAFLN from the exons ATGGGCGCCGGGATCAGGATCCTGGCCGCGTTCTTGGCGGCGCTCGCGGCCGCCACTGCCGGCGGCGTGACGGCGCAGCTGCGGCAGGACTACTACGCGGCGGTGTGCCCGGACCTGGAGAGCATCGTGCGCGACGCGGTGTCCAAGAAGGTGCAGGCGCAGCCCGTCGCCGTCGGCGCCACCATCCGCCTcttcttccacgactgcttcgtcgAG GGTTGCGACGCGTCGGTGATCCTGGTGTCGACGGGGAACAACACGGCGGAGAAGGACCACCCGAGCAACCTCTCCCTGGCCGGCGACGGCTTCGACACCGTCATCCAGGCCAAGGCGGCCGTCGACGCCGTGCCGGCGTGCACCAACCAGGTGTCGTGCGCCGACATCCTGGCCCTGGCCACCCGGGACGTCATTGCCCTG GCTGGCGGGCCGTCGTACGCGGTGGAGCTGGGGAGGCTGGACGGGCTGGTGTCCATGTCCACCAACGTCGACGGCaagctgccgccgccgtcgttcAACCTGGACCAGCTGACGAGCATGTTCGCCGTCAACAACCTGTCGCAGGCCGACATGATTGCTTTATCTG CGGCGCACACGGTGGGGTTCGGGCACTGCAGCACGTTCGCGGACCGGATCCAGCCGCAGTCGGTGGACCCGACGATGAACGCGACGTACGCGGCGGACCTGCAGGCGGCGTGCCCGGCCGGGGTGGACCCCAACATCGCACTGCAGCTGGACCCCGTCACGCCGCAGGCCTTCGACAACCAGTACTTCGTCAACCTGGTGAACGGCCGCGGGCTCCTCACCTCCGATCAGGTGCTCTACTCCGACGCCCGGTCGCAGCCCACCGTGGTGGCGTGGGCGCAGAACGCCACCGACTTCGAGCAGGCGTTCGTCGACGCCATCACCAGGCTCGGCCGCGTCGGCGTCAAGACCGACCCGTCGCAGGGGAACATCCGCCGCGACTGCGCCTTCCTGAACTGA